In a single window of the Anabas testudineus chromosome 17, fAnaTes1.2, whole genome shotgun sequence genome:
- the LOC113171512 gene encoding igV_TCR_alpha and Ig domain-containing protein isoform X23 — MVGSREEFKPSYFKLTDKSSETTACLATGFSRLNATANHPSFESLHKKNYSAVRISGDSLYNQVALLPPGNETCTEDTGEPGTCAETLEPDEKVNFITMTVLGLRLLFLKTVVFNVLMTLRLWMSR, encoded by the exons ggGAAGAATTCAAGCCGTCTTACTTCAAACTGACAGATAAAAGCTCTGAAACGACAGCGTGTCTGGCCACTGGTTTCAGCAGACTGAACGCGACCGCAAACCATCCATCCTTTGAGTCATTGCACAAGAAAAACTACTCAGCTGTTCGGATCTCGGGCGACTCCCTGTACAACCAGGTGGCTTTGTTACCACCTGGGAATGAAACTTGTACTGAGG ATACAGGTGAACCTGGAACCTGTGCAGAGACTTTGGAACCAG ATGAGAAGGTGAACTTCATCACTATGACCGTACTGGGCCTCAGGCTGCTCTTCCTCAAGACCGTGGTCTTCAATGTCCTGATGACTCTGCGGCTGTGGATGAGTCGAT GA
- the LOC113171512 gene encoding igV_TCR_alpha and Ig domain-containing protein isoform X16 — MVFGSGTRLNVEPREEFKPSYFKLTDKSSETTACLATGFSRLNATANHPSFESLHKKNYSAVRISGDSLYNQVALLPPGNETCTEDTGEPGTCAETLEPDEKVNFITMTVLGLRLLFLKTVVFNVLMTLRLWMSR; from the exons ggGAAGAATTCAAGCCGTCTTACTTCAAACTGACAGATAAAAGCTCTGAAACGACAGCGTGTCTGGCCACTGGTTTCAGCAGACTGAACGCGACCGCAAACCATCCATCCTTTGAGTCATTGCACAAGAAAAACTACTCAGCTGTTCGGATCTCGGGCGACTCCCTGTACAACCAGGTGGCTTTGTTACCACCTGGGAATGAAACTTGTACTGAGG ATACAGGTGAACCTGGAACCTGTGCAGAGACTTTGGAACCAG ATGAGAAGGTGAACTTCATCACTATGACCGTACTGGGCCTCAGGCTGCTCTTCCTCAAGACCGTGGTCTTCAATGTCCTGATGACTCTGCGGCTGTGGATGAGTCGAT GA
- the LOC113171512 gene encoding igV_TCR_alpha and Ig domain-containing protein isoform X17 produces the protein MIFGLGTQLTVGSREEFKPSYFKLTDKSSETTACLATGFSRLNATANHPSFESLHKKNYSAVRISGDSLYNQVALLPPGNETCTEDTGEPGTCAETLEPDEKVNFITMTVLGLRLLFLKTVVFNVLMTLRLWMSR, from the exons ggGAAGAATTCAAGCCGTCTTACTTCAAACTGACAGATAAAAGCTCTGAAACGACAGCGTGTCTGGCCACTGGTTTCAGCAGACTGAACGCGACCGCAAACCATCCATCCTTTGAGTCATTGCACAAGAAAAACTACTCAGCTGTTCGGATCTCGGGCGACTCCCTGTACAACCAGGTGGCTTTGTTACCACCTGGGAATGAAACTTGTACTGAGG ATACAGGTGAACCTGGAACCTGTGCAGAGACTTTGGAACCAG ATGAGAAGGTGAACTTCATCACTATGACCGTACTGGGCCTCAGGCTGCTCTTCCTCAAGACCGTGGTCTTCAATGTCCTGATGACTCTGCGGCTGTGGATGAGTCGAT GA
- the LOC113171512 gene encoding igV_TCR_alpha and Ig domain-containing protein isoform X15, with the protein MIFGSGTKLHVNDREEFKPSYFKLTDKSSETTACLATGFSRLNATANHPSFESLHKKNYSAVRISGDSLYNQVALLPPGNETCTEDTGEPGTCAETLEPDEKVNFITMTVLGLRLLFLKTVVFNVLMTLRLWMSR; encoded by the exons ggGAAGAATTCAAGCCGTCTTACTTCAAACTGACAGATAAAAGCTCTGAAACGACAGCGTGTCTGGCCACTGGTTTCAGCAGACTGAACGCGACCGCAAACCATCCATCCTTTGAGTCATTGCACAAGAAAAACTACTCAGCTGTTCGGATCTCGGGCGACTCCCTGTACAACCAGGTGGCTTTGTTACCACCTGGGAATGAAACTTGTACTGAGG ATACAGGTGAACCTGGAACCTGTGCAGAGACTTTGGAACCAG ATGAGAAGGTGAACTTCATCACTATGACCGTACTGGGCCTCAGGCTGCTCTTCCTCAAGACCGTGGTCTTCAATGTCCTGATGACTCTGCGGCTGTGGATGAGTCGAT GA
- the LOC113171512 gene encoding igV_TCR_alpha and Ig domain-containing protein isoform X21, whose product MFGSGTKLTVDSREEFKPSYFKLTDKSSETTACLATGFSRLNATANHPSFESLHKKNYSAVRISGDSLYNQVALLPPGNETCTEDTGEPGTCAETLEPDEKVNFITMTVLGLRLLFLKTVVFNVLMTLRLWMSR is encoded by the exons ggGAAGAATTCAAGCCGTCTTACTTCAAACTGACAGATAAAAGCTCTGAAACGACAGCGTGTCTGGCCACTGGTTTCAGCAGACTGAACGCGACCGCAAACCATCCATCCTTTGAGTCATTGCACAAGAAAAACTACTCAGCTGTTCGGATCTCGGGCGACTCCCTGTACAACCAGGTGGCTTTGTTACCACCTGGGAATGAAACTTGTACTGAGG ATACAGGTGAACCTGGAACCTGTGCAGAGACTTTGGAACCAG ATGAGAAGGTGAACTTCATCACTATGACCGTACTGGGCCTCAGGCTGCTCTTCCTCAAGACCGTGGTCTTCAATGTCCTGATGACTCTGCGGCTGTGGATGAGTCGAT GA
- the LOC113171512 gene encoding igV_TCR_alpha and Ig domain-containing protein isoform X22: MFGRGTKVTVESREEFKPSYFKLTDKSSETTACLATGFSRLNATANHPSFESLHKKNYSAVRISGDSLYNQVALLPPGNETCTEDTGEPGTCAETLEPDEKVNFITMTVLGLRLLFLKTVVFNVLMTLRLWMSR; this comes from the exons ggGAAGAATTCAAGCCGTCTTACTTCAAACTGACAGATAAAAGCTCTGAAACGACAGCGTGTCTGGCCACTGGTTTCAGCAGACTGAACGCGACCGCAAACCATCCATCCTTTGAGTCATTGCACAAGAAAAACTACTCAGCTGTTCGGATCTCGGGCGACTCCCTGTACAACCAGGTGGCTTTGTTACCACCTGGGAATGAAACTTGTACTGAGG ATACAGGTGAACCTGGAACCTGTGCAGAGACTTTGGAACCAG ATGAGAAGGTGAACTTCATCACTATGACCGTACTGGGCCTCAGGCTGCTCTTCCTCAAGACCGTGGTCTTCAATGTCCTGATGACTCTGCGGCTGTGGATGAGTCGAT GA
- the LOC113171512 gene encoding igV_TCR_alpha and Ig domain-containing protein isoform X20 codes for MIFGSSIKLHVNDREEFKPSYFKLTDKSSETTACLATGFSRLNATANHPSFESLHKKNYSAVRISGDSLYNQVALLPPGNETCTEDTGEPGTCAETLEPDEKVNFITMTVLGLRLLFLKTVVFNVLMTLRLWMSR; via the exons ggGAAGAATTCAAGCCGTCTTACTTCAAACTGACAGATAAAAGCTCTGAAACGACAGCGTGTCTGGCCACTGGTTTCAGCAGACTGAACGCGACCGCAAACCATCCATCCTTTGAGTCATTGCACAAGAAAAACTACTCAGCTGTTCGGATCTCGGGCGACTCCCTGTACAACCAGGTGGCTTTGTTACCACCTGGGAATGAAACTTGTACTGAGG ATACAGGTGAACCTGGAACCTGTGCAGAGACTTTGGAACCAG ATGAGAAGGTGAACTTCATCACTATGACCGTACTGGGCCTCAGGCTGCTCTTCCTCAAGACCGTGGTCTTCAATGTCCTGATGACTCTGCGGCTGTGGATGAGTCGAT GA
- the LOC113171512 gene encoding igV_TCR_alpha and Ig domain-containing protein isoform X19 yields MIFGTGTRLTVEPREEFKPSYFKLTDKSSETTACLATGFSRLNATANHPSFESLHKKNYSAVRISGDSLYNQVALLPPGNETCTEDTGEPGTCAETLEPDEKVNFITMTVLGLRLLFLKTVVFNVLMTLRLWMSR; encoded by the exons ggGAAGAATTCAAGCCGTCTTACTTCAAACTGACAGATAAAAGCTCTGAAACGACAGCGTGTCTGGCCACTGGTTTCAGCAGACTGAACGCGACCGCAAACCATCCATCCTTTGAGTCATTGCACAAGAAAAACTACTCAGCTGTTCGGATCTCGGGCGACTCCCTGTACAACCAGGTGGCTTTGTTACCACCTGGGAATGAAACTTGTACTGAGG ATACAGGTGAACCTGGAACCTGTGCAGAGACTTTGGAACCAG ATGAGAAGGTGAACTTCATCACTATGACCGTACTGGGCCTCAGGCTGCTCTTCCTCAAGACCGTGGTCTTCAATGTCCTGATGACTCTGCGGCTGTGGATGAGTCGAT GA